In Kutzneria kofuensis, the DNA window CGTGCCGTCGACGTCAAGGGCGATCAGGGCAGGGCGCACGACACGGAGCGTAACTAGCTCCCCGGGGTGAATCCGGTGTGACTGCCATCACCGAAACGGAAACGAGTCGTTTCGGATGATGCGCCGGCAATGAGGCCGGCCCCTGCAGAATCGGAGGGCGTCTGTGGGAACAGTCGCACGCGCCTTGACCGGCCTAGCCCTGGTCACGGCATCGATGATCGTCACCACCTCCGTCGCGTCGGCGAGCGAGTCCGCCGCCGGTCCGGCCCAGCCCAACATCGTGTCGGCGGCGGTCTACGCCTTGAGCCACCCGACCGCCTCGCCCCCCGGGGCGAACGACTTCTCCTGCAAACCGACCGCCGCGCACCCGCGCCCGGTCGTGCTGTCCAACGGCACCGGCGCGAACGCCTACGACGACTGGGCGGGGCTGTCCGGTGTGCTCAAGCGGGACGGCTACTGCGTGTTCGCGCCGAACCTCGGCGGCCCCGAGGGCGGTCTCTTCCAGGCCGTCGGGGACATTCCCACCACGGCCGGCCAGTTCGGCCAGTACGTCGACAAGGTGCTCGCCGCCACCGGCGCCGCGAAGGTGGACATCGTCGGGCACTCCCAGGGCGGCATGCTGCCGCGCTACTACCTGAAGTACCTCGGCGGCGCGAGCAAGGTCGGCACGCTCGTCGGCCTGGCGCCGTCCAACCACGGCACGAACCTCGACGGGCTGGTCGACGCCGTGCGGTCCCTGCCGGGCGGCGGCGACTTCGCCGACGGCGTGATCGGCGCCGTCTGCCCGGCCTGCGTGCAACAGGAGGTCGGCTCCACCCTGCTGGCCGGCCTCAACGACGGCGGCGACACCGTGCCCGGCGTCAACTACACCGTCGTCGCCACCCGCACCGACGAAGTCGTCACGCCCTACACCTCGGCCTACCTGTCCGGGCCGACGGTGACCAACCACCGCCTGCAGGACTACTGCATGATCGACGGCACCGAGCACATCAACATCACCTACGACCACATCGCGATCCAGCTCGTGCGCAACGCCCTTGACCCGGCGCACGCCTGGACGCCGAACTGCCTGACCTGATTCCGGGGATCCCTACCCTGGTCCGGCCCGGGCTCACACGTCGCCGGGTCGGACCAGCCCCGTCTCGTAGGCCAGCACCACCGCCTGCACGCGGTCCCGCAGCTCCAGCTTGGCCAGGATGCGGCCGACGTGCGTCTTCACCGTCGCCTCGGACAGGAACAGCTTCTGCGCCAGCTCCGTGTTGGACAGGCCCTTGGCGATCAGCACCAGCACCTCGCGCTCACGCTCGGTGAGCACATTCAGCACGGAGGCGTCGCGCAGCTCGCCGCCGCCGGCCGGGCCGAGGAACCGGTCCAGCAGCCGCTTGGTCACGCTCGGCGAGACCACCGCGTCGCCGCTGGCCACCGACCGCAGCGCCGACACCAGGTCGGCCGGCGGGGTGTCCTTGAGCAGGAAGCCGCTGGCCCCGTTGCGCAGCGCCGACAGGGCGTACTCGTCCATGTCGAAGGTGGTCATCACGAGCACCTTGGCCGTGCCGGCCTCGGTGATCTGCTTGGTCGCCTCCACGCCGTCCAGCCGCGGCATGCGCACGTCCATCAGCACCACGTCGGGCCGCAGCTCCTCGGCCAGCCGCACGGCGTCCACGCCGTCCGCGGCCTCACCGATCACCTCAAGGTCTTCCTGCGCGTTGAGCACCATGCGGAAGCCCATCCGCATCAGTTCCTGGTCGTCAACCAGCAGAACTCGGATCACGGGCATCAGACTAGGGGTCCCTGCGCGGCGCCGACCGGCAGCACGGCGTGGACGCGCCAGCCGCCGCCCGGCCGGGGACCGGCCTCCAGGCTGCCGCCGAGCACGCCGGCCCGCTCCCGCATGCCGATCAGCCCGTTGCCGCCGGACATGCCGGACAGTTCCCGGGGCGTGCCGAAGCCGTCGTCGTCGACGACCACCTCGATCTTGTCGTCGGCCCTGGTCACGAACACGTCCGCGGACGCGCTGCCGCCGGCGTGCTTGAGCGAGTTGGTCAGCGCCTCCTGCACGATCCGGTACACCGACAGGCCGACACCCGCGGGCAGGTCGTTGAGGTCGCCGCGCAGCGTCAGGGTCACCGGCAATCCGGCGGTGCGGACCTGCTCGGCCAGCTGCGGCAGCGCATTGGTGTCCGGCTGCGGCAGCCGTTCGGTCTCGCTCTGCGTCTCGTTGCGCATCAGGCCGAGCAGCCGGCGCAGCTCACCCAGCGCCTGCCGGCCGGTGTCGGAGATGGTGGTCAGCGCCATCTGCGCCATCTGCGGATCCGACTGCAGCGCGTAGCTGGCGCCGTCGGCCTGCACGACCATCACGCTGACCGCGTGCGCGACGACGTCGTGCAGTTCGCGGGCGATCCGGCTGCGTTCCTCGGCGACGGCGATGCGGGCCTGCTGGTCGCGTTCGACCTCCAGCAGCTTCAGCCGTTCCAGCAGCTCGGCGTTGAGTTGTCGCCGTGCGCCGACGAACTCGCCGACGGCCCAGCAGAAGCCGAAGATGCAGATGATCATGAAGAAGGTGAGGACGACCTCCGGCGGATCCTGGATCCGCCACACCTCCCACAGCACGGTGCCCAGCAGCAGCCAGGCCGCGTAGATCGCGCCCTGCCGGCGGCCGACGTAGGCGACCATCGTGTAGAGCGCGATGCCCAGCGCGAAGTCCGCCGGCCGCACCGGCACGCCCTCGATCTCGCCGTACGGGCCGTGCACCACGTTGTGGGTGACCAGCTGCACGAAGCCGGCGACCAGGATGATGTTGCTGGTCAGCTTGGGCCGGGCCCGGCGGAAGATCAGCGGGCCCCACAGGAACAGCCCGACGATCAGGTACACGCCGCGCGGCGTGTCGGCCAGGTTGGCGCCGGCGGCCGCGAGGTCGGGCAGGCCGAGCAGCCCGGCGATCAGGGTGTCCCCGACCACCGGGTGAGCACGCATCCACAGGCTCAGCCGTCGCACCGCACCAGCCTAGAAGCGCGGCCGGGCCGCCAGCGTCACTCTCCGGTACGACTACCCGGTGCTACCCCAGAATGAGTGATCCACTTCGCCGGCATGGCACCATCTGCCGGGTGACGTCCTCCCTGGCCGGACCGCTGTCCGCCGCGGTGGCGCGGCTGGTCCAGACGCTGCGGCCGCAGGTCGGCCCGGCCACCGCCGCCGGCTTCGACGAGGTGCTGCGCCGGCTGTCCGCGCCGCTGCAGGTGGCCGTCGCCGGGCGCATCAAGTCCGGCAAGTCCACGCTGGTCAACGCTCTGATCGGGCGCCGGGTGGCACCGGTCGGCGTCGGCGAGTGCACCCGCCTGGTGACCCGGTTCCAGTACGGCGCGGTGGACCGCATCGAGGTCGTCGGCGTCGACGGCTCGCGGCGGGTGCTGCCGTTCGACGCTGACGGCACGATCCCCGCCGACCTCGACGTGGACGTGGAGACCGTGTCGCACCTCGAGGCGTATCTCACGAACGAGGTGCTGCGGGAACTCACCGTGATCGACACGCCGGGTCTGGGTTCGCTGGACTCGGCGTCGGTCGCCCGCACCGAGAAGCTGTTGGACCAGGTGTCGCGGGACGCGGTCGCCGGCGCCGAGGCCGTGCTCTACGTCTTCACGCAGACGGTCCGCGCCGACGACCAGGAGACGCTGCGGGCCTTCACCGCGGCGACCGCCGGCCGCGACGCCGGCCCGGTCAACGCCATCGCCGTGCTGAACAAGGTGGACACCATCCCGCCGGAGTCGGTCGCCGGCTCGGACGGCGAGGTCTGGCGGGCGGCCGCGATCCTCGCCGGCAAGCAGGCGGCGGCGCTGCGGCCCCGGGTCGCGGGCGTGCTGCCGATGATCGGGCTGCTGGCCGAGTCCGCCGAGTCCGGGGCGTTCACCTCGGCCGACGCCGACGCCCTGCGCGCGCTGGCCGAGCTGGACGAGGCCAGCTGGCAGACGATGCTGATGTCGGCGGACCTGTTCACCACCTGGGAGTGCGCGGTGCCGTCGGCGACGCGGTCCCGCCTGCTGGCCAAGCTCGACCTGTACGGCATCGACCGCGCGGTGCGGGCGATCCACGCCGAGCCGGGCATCACCGCCGGCGCGCTGCGCCGGGCGCTGCTCGACGCCTCCGGGCTCGACGGCGTCCGGGCGAAGCTCGACGGCG includes these proteins:
- a CDS encoding dynamin family protein; this encodes MTSSLAGPLSAAVARLVQTLRPQVGPATAAGFDEVLRRLSAPLQVAVAGRIKSGKSTLVNALIGRRVAPVGVGECTRLVTRFQYGAVDRIEVVGVDGSRRVLPFDADGTIPADLDVDVETVSHLEAYLTNEVLRELTVIDTPGLGSLDSASVARTEKLLDQVSRDAVAGAEAVLYVFTQTVRADDQETLRAFTAATAGRDAGPVNAIAVLNKVDTIPPESVAGSDGEVWRAAAILAGKQAAALRPRVAGVLPMIGLLAESAESGAFTSADADALRALAELDEASWQTMLMSADLFTTWECAVPSATRSRLLAKLDLYGIDRAVRAIHAEPGITAGALRRALLDASGLDGVRAKLDGVFRARADGIKAAAALASVTALAAGDPGERQRVHDAIEQLLGRPEAHQLRLLEALTLITTNAVSMPEDLAEEVLRVGGSGSIPEQLGLVGRPPHELVAYALERAGWWRSFASFGATPAQSRVAHVVHRAYFLIWQQLRGASGG
- a CDS encoding esterase/lipase family protein is translated as MTGLALVTASMIVTTSVASASESAAGPAQPNIVSAAVYALSHPTASPPGANDFSCKPTAAHPRPVVLSNGTGANAYDDWAGLSGVLKRDGYCVFAPNLGGPEGGLFQAVGDIPTTAGQFGQYVDKVLAATGAAKVDIVGHSQGGMLPRYYLKYLGGASKVGTLVGLAPSNHGTNLDGLVDAVRSLPGGGDFADGVIGAVCPACVQQEVGSTLLAGLNDGGDTVPGVNYTVVATRTDEVVTPYTSAYLSGPTVTNHRLQDYCMIDGTEHINITYDHIAIQLVRNALDPAHAWTPNCLT
- a CDS encoding sensor histidine kinase, with protein sequence MRRLSLWMRAHPVVGDTLIAGLLGLPDLAAAGANLADTPRGVYLIVGLFLWGPLIFRRARPKLTSNIILVAGFVQLVTHNVVHGPYGEIEGVPVRPADFALGIALYTMVAYVGRRQGAIYAAWLLLGTVLWEVWRIQDPPEVVLTFFMIICIFGFCWAVGEFVGARRQLNAELLERLKLLEVERDQQARIAVAEERSRIARELHDVVAHAVSVMVVQADGASYALQSDPQMAQMALTTISDTGRQALGELRRLLGLMRNETQSETERLPQPDTNALPQLAEQVRTAGLPVTLTLRGDLNDLPAGVGLSVYRIVQEALTNSLKHAGGSASADVFVTRADDKIEVVVDDDGFGTPRELSGMSGGNGLIGMRERAGVLGGSLEAGPRPGGGWRVHAVLPVGAAQGPLV
- a CDS encoding response regulator — encoded protein: MIRVLLVDDQELMRMGFRMVLNAQEDLEVIGEAADGVDAVRLAEELRPDVVLMDVRMPRLDGVEATKQITEAGTAKVLVMTTFDMDEYALSALRNGASGFLLKDTPPADLVSALRSVASGDAVVSPSVTKRLLDRFLGPAGGGELRDASVLNVLTEREREVLVLIAKGLSNTELAQKLFLSEATVKTHVGRILAKLELRDRVQAVVLAYETGLVRPGDV